DNA sequence from the Corvus hawaiiensis isolate bCorHaw1 chromosome 6, bCorHaw1.pri.cur, whole genome shotgun sequence genome:
tgttttcctttaatacAGATAAGTTGCTAACTGGAAGGAGGGCAAGTACTTCATTTTAGTGAAAtggtttgttttgatttagTCATCAAATTTCATcttctttcactgaaatttcattaaatttcattttcatcatCATGTGTATCTGCTGTGTGGCACTGAGGGATGGCAGAGGTAGAGTAGATGGAGAAGAGAATCACTTCCCTGGCAATACTTTAGGAACTTCCCTAGTATCTTTTATTTGGCAGTGCATGAATACTGATCTCTCTCCCTCAAGatgcctgtgctgcagctaATGCTTACTGCTAACAGCTCTAAGCAGAAAACAAGTAAAATCCTTTAAGCTAGGGGATGCAGGATTATCTGATCCCAGGACTTCTGGATTTCCTAATCCTTTTCTATGATAGAGTTTGTCCTTAGGCAAAAAtccaggggttttttgtgcATGCTCTGTTCTTCATGTTATAAGTGTGGTGAATTGTTATGAACTGCTTAATGCTTCTTATGTGCCTTGCAAGCTGAGAAAGCTGTTGTGTGGCTGAGTGTCTGGCAAGGTCTTAAGAAGGAAAAGATGCAGCAATGCTATTTTCAGAAGGAGCAGCTACAAAAAAGGGGTGAGACATAAGGCAATAGTGAAATGAGGGCACCAGCACATAATCTGCCTGCCACCCATTCCTGTTACCCTGGCTGTTTGtagggagcagagggatgtgCCCAACAGCACCTTTTAGTTATTTTGGCTGCTTCCTGTTGCAAGGCTCAAGAGACAACTGAGAGCTAAGAATTGCCTCGATTTCTTTCTCAGGTGCTGAATTTCAGGCCTGCAGTATTGTGTTCTACAGTTTGTAATACTGTCTGCAGGAAAGTTAGTGGTTGATAACATGcaagtaatttgtttttacaGGTCTACCACAAAAATGTGAACCCCAAGTTTCCAGAAGGTGGGAAGATGTCCCAGTATCTAGATAACATGAAGATTGGAGATACCATTGATTTCAGAGGGCCAAATGGACTCCTTGTCTACAAGGGGATAGGTACTGTGACACAAAGgtgggagagaaaaagggagTTATTGGTTATTTTCAGTGGCGTTTTATAAAATTTGACAACTGTagagaatcttttttttttttttaagtggaaaagagaaaaaacaacttttctaGACATGACCATGAGCCTGTCAGAGTTGACATGACAGGAAAGAGTACTTTGTACTTATTTTGTGTATGGAGTAACTAATACTTGTCTCACTCCTGGGACTATAAGTCTGAAAAAATTGCTATTGCATTAAATGACTGAGAAGTCTGCACTGGAAATAATACCTCAGCTATACATATGGAGGGAGGTGCTCTAGATGTTTTTTAAGGTTGTGGCCTAAAATACCCACTGAGAATCTCAGTGCTGTTACTGAATAACCTGCTGACTGAGAGCCAGCTCCATTTCATAATTAAACCAGGTCTGAGTTGACTGTGGGGAAATAAGCTCAGAGAAGTTCCTCTTGTAGGATACAGGTAAAAGATTTTGCACTGATCTCAGCTGAGAGGAGCTGTGCACTTAAGTCTCACCCCAGAGGGCCGAGTGCTCAGCACTTCTTTGCATCCTGACCTCCTGTGATCAGCAATCTCCTGATGAATCTGTTATATCTCAGAGGAAGTGAGGGATTTCCAAATGATTTGCCTTAATTAATTGGTCGGCTCTAGTAATTTATTCCTGTGGAATTTGTACCCATGTTTGTTTGGAAACTAATGTACCTAAaggttttgaatatttcttcTAGGTACCTTTCTTATCAAGCCTAGTAAGAAGtctgaagcagagaaaaagtTTGCAAAGCACCTTGGGATGATAGCTGGAGGAACAGGTAAAACTAATCCCATCATATGGAGTGTTTAGACACTGAAAATGTCTTTATGGATATATGTGAGGACTATCACTGTACCTTAGTAGCAGAGCACTTGCacctgcatttcttttcattaatttctttttgtggtGGCAGTACTGAGGCATTCCACGGCTTGAGTTTAGTCCTGGGGAACAGCAACCTGAGGGTTTGAATATTGATTTACCTTGTGACCTCAGAGAACTCACTTCATCagtgacaaaaaatattttaggacAATGTTTTGAGGGTAAAATGATGTGATAGAGAATGCTGAAGAGAAAAGCCCTGGATACAAGaattgtgggtttgttttgaaaCCATTTATTATAATAGAAACCCCCAACCTCTGCATTTGGTGTGGATTAGAAATCCAGAGATGTGTAGCCCTGTGCAAACCAGGCTTCCCACTGAAGACTGAAGGAAGGCAGCATTAATATTAAAACTGTAGCCATAGAAAGAAATACCCATTTTTTaacaattttggtttttaacagGAATAACTCCTATGTTGCAGCTGATCCGTCAGATCACAAACGATCCTAAGGACTCCACAAAATGTTACCTCCTTTTTGCTAACCAGGTGAGTATTCTGACCCATCTGTTTGTTCTTCTCTAATGGCCCACTTGTTTTTGCTGGCCTCTGAGCTTTTTAAACTGATGGCACGTATTTCATACTCTTTCACACTTAGGTGTCTCCTCATAGTTTCACTGAATTCCTGTATTTGGGAATAAATGCTGTGATCAGATCCTGATCCCTCTGCTTATCTTACTCCTTCACTGGTTTCAAGGAAACAGGATTTGTTTCCACTAATCTGTTTGTACAGTTAACCTTCACCATACTGGTCGTTCAGGGTCATATTTTCCAGGCCCAGGGATAAATTTGCCAGGGTCAGGGACAAATCCAGCTCATTGTGATTTTGGCCTGGATTAAAAAGTCGTTCTAATTGCCATCTTTAGGACTGTGTTTAGGTGGCTGCTATGAAGCCTCACAGTTTGTTCTTAATTTACAGAAGCCTGTAAAGATAAAAGCTATCAtggaagggggaaaaaccaAATTACTTTCTTGGTTTGCATAATTTTTATCACTGCATTTGTTGTGAATGGTAGACGAGTTCCCATCAGAGGGCTCCTGGGATGGTTTGGAGCTAAACAGACTCATTTTGCAGACAGAAAATGATATATTGCTGAGAGCTGAGCTAGAAGACATTGCCAAGAGGCATCCTGAGCAGTTTGTGCTGTGGTACACACTGGACAGACCTCCAAAAGGTAGGGACACATGGAAATGCCTTGGCTCATCCCTGTGCAACAGAGGTTCACTCTTGCTCAAGGGGACATCAGAGTGGTATCAAGTGTTCTTGCCTTACACTTTGAGACTCCTCAGAAACAAACCTTACCCCTCACCCTGTTTTAAAAAGTGATCTAAACCAGGTGGGCATTACAAAGTGTGAACTCACAATTAACCTCAGTTGGGTCAGGCATGTGACTCAGTGCATCTTTTCatgtatttcagtttttggGAATTTTCATCAGAAGTTTAGCTCTGTTTTGGGTTATCTTCCAAATCAGGTTGTGTTAGCATTTTGTTGGCATTAAATTGTTTGATACCTGTAAATATCATGTACACAtcttttgttttgcagcagctccagatTAGATTCTGGTGAAACAGAGCTGCCATGTGTTTAGATAAAGGCATCATTTTCCTACCTGGCTCACTTCAAATGGCTGATGCATTCAATACTACTACTGCTTGAAATAGTTTAGAatgaatttcttcttttaatttgttttctcttatcACTAAACTACATGGCAGAACTTTTGTTATCACTGAACTTTGTCACTTCACCACTctatctcaaaaaaaaaaaaaccagaatcagTGGAAAAATGTGGTACAAGTCTCAGTACCTCTCCCTGCCACTGGGTGACCTCCCCTCACTGGAAAAGCTGATTCACTCTTCCTTTTTATTCCTACCTGctcatttcttttatattttataatttattattttaagacTTCCATGTCTTATCAACCAGATCCTTGTTATCTATAGGCTTATTGTCCCTATGGAAGGGGAGCACTAGGTTTGAGCTGAGTGAGAAATTTAACCCTCTCCTGGCTTGCAGTGATGGTGCAATAACTTGATTCTTCAGCTACTTGGTGAAGTTTAAAGAGGTTTCAGCCTGTACAGAGGTTCAAACtaattgaattaatttctttgttccAGAGTGGAAGTACAGCTCTGGCTTTGTCACTGCAGACATGATGAAAGCCCACCTGCCTCCCCCTGGCAGTGAGACCCTCATTCTCATGTGTGGGCCACCACCAATGATTCAGTTTGCCTGTCAGCCCAACCTGGACAAACTTGGCTATCCCAAGAGCAGTACATTTGCTTATTAACATTGATGTCACCTGATACTTTTTTTGTAAGTACTGCATATTTTTCTACAGGAACAGTTGATGTGTAGCTGTgcagcatttttgtgtgtgtgtgtttttttaattccttgatGTAATTTCTGTGGTTTGTAACTTCAGAATTACCTTGTGTATTTTAGTACTAAGAAGCTGAGAATTCATCTTGAGTTGTATGGAAGTTACTTAGTCTGACCTCTGAAGTTAGTATAAAACATtaattctgaagaaaagaacattaAGATCAGAGGACATCCAGATGTATTTGTGTTAAATCATTCCACAGTCAGCAAGAGAGAGGGGAACATCCAGAATTTATTCATAACAGtcaaaaaaataagcatttctaCCAATGTTAGGCTAATTAGGGTTTCTTactacatatatttaaaaaaagaatcgTTTTGTAGATTGACTATTCACAGCCAAGTTAGCACAACAACACACTGAGTTTTAAATACAGCACTGTGTTTGGAAtatcccagggctgctggagcagccaaTCCCATTTGCAGTGCTGTAACAAGTCAGTTGGCTAATTCAGCTGACAAAGTATTTCACATGCCCATGGTACCTGAGCTGCTCACTAGCACTGACTGCACTGCCAGACTGGTATGTTTAATACCTTTTATTAAACATTAAACATTTGTAGTTTGCTGATGTGTAGACTTATTTCTCGttcttctggattttcctttttttttaatttcagttttcagtgaCTGGAAAGAATTTGCCTTGATTTTACCATTTTGGACAATAAAATCATGTGTTTAGTTTCTCATACCTGACCATACAGTGCAGGCACGGTCTGTTATGAGAGATTCATGAAGTGAGGACTGGGATAGATCACCTGTAAAAAACACCACAGGTGGCTTTCAAAAAGCCCTTGCTGCATCCTCTGGACAGCCCTGGAGGTTCCCTCTTTATTTGGGAGGGTTGTGGCTAGCAGTGGCCTGCCCTCAGGCTATGTTAGAACCTAAAGCAACACCCATAGTCAGCAAGGAGAAAGTAATGCAAACCAGCCCTGTACAAAGTCCTTTTCCCTATAATTAAGGAGATTATTTTTCTGGCATTTGTCTATTTACTAAGAGAGCTTGTTAATAGCTCATTAATACATGAGACAGACATGTAAACAGATGCCACAAGTAACTGCTGCTGTAAAGGTGCCAGCTTCACCCTCAGCCCCCCAAAGAGTAAGAGGCCATATTTCCCTCTGATGCAGTCCTGTCTAGCCCAGTACAACAGCAGCAGATTTATTTTGTCAggtgttttaaagaaataaatcattGTTTTATTCTGGTACTTTCCTGGTAGTCTCAGAGTTACAATTTCCTGCTGCAGTTGTTTTTGCCTTAGGTAAAGATTTGTGAACATGGCAGCTTGTCATCCTAATAAAAGCAAGGGCTTGATGGACAGTCCTATATTCCATTCTTCCCATCCCACAGTGCCCTGACTTAGGTAAAAAGAGGGCAGGACATGTGCTAGTGAAAGGGAGGAGAGATTGAAATCCTTTCTGGGGACCAGTCTGGCAAgaccccaggagcagggagtgaGCCATTACTGCTGCTCTCACCAGCATCCCTCTGAATTTCCAGGTAGCTCTGATTAGCCCACATGGTACAATAATGTATTAATGATTCCTGCACTACAagttaattataaaaataaaaaattacaaaaggTCTCTCAGATAACAATACATCAACATACCATGTAAAAGACAACTGAATAAAAGGGTAAAACACTGCCAGTCTTGGCTTTCCAGACTCTGGCTATGAGTCCACTCCTCTCCCAACACCTGTTTCCTATTACATTATGTGGAAAAACAGCACAGAGGAGAGTTACCTGTAATGTGTGGCTACACTGACAACAGGAAATGCTACGTGGGAGGTGGCAGCAAAGAGGGAAAGCTTTCCTGCTCCACAgcatccagctgctcctggccactCCTGACAGGCATGAGGTATGAGTCATGTTCTTGGTCATGCTGAAGCATCATCTCCAGTCTTCAAAGGTCGGTGTTAAAAACCTGCTGTCATTCAGCATTTCATCCTGGCTTAGCAGGGTCTGAAAGAACAAGATGGGGAGGAGTGAGGGTGTTTGGCGAGAGGCCTGTGCTCCCAGAGACACAGCTGCAGTGAGATCAGGCTCACAACAGAGGGGGTGAGAGCCACACACAATCAAAGGGAATTTCTTCAATATAGCTTTAAATAAACTTTGCTTGAGGAAATTCTTAGAGATTTTGTGTGTGGCATGCAACTCAACTGTATCACATAACTCTTCATTATGTCTTTCAgtcacttatttttattttttaataaactagCTTCTATGggatgaaaaagcagaagtgaggtgttttgttttgttttccacagaGTTTTAGCCCATGTAAATTTTCCGAAGTCTGTACCTCATTCCTGGCCTTTGCTGTGACTGAGGTGGTTACCTGCAAAATCTTTGAagaattgttttcatttaaggGGATGAATATCTGTCATTGAGTCAAAGAGACAGCAGAGTTCATGAAAACTTAAAGAGGCCTAAATGAAGCTTAATTTCTGGAGCAATTTAAAAGCAGAGTTTTTTGTACTGAATCTCCCACCAGGTTCTAGAACAGTGACCCACTCACTCTTAACTACCACCAGCAATGACCAGCTTTCAGTGAGTTCTAGCAGAACACATTTGTGGCTTTAAACCAAGAGAGGAATGAGTACGTACCGTAAGGTGGGTTATGCCTTGGGAAAGAGCCCCTATTTGCATTACTGTGCCTTCTGAGTGTTCCATCTGTAAAAGCAGTCAGGAACTAGTTCAAATCAGACAGTATGTGCAATTTTATTCACTTTACATGCAGCTTTGGGAGGAATCTGTGCCTGGACAAATGAAGTTGGGATAAGTTTAAGAGCTCCTTAACAAAAATGCCTCTGTGCTACAAGGTATGTGAAAATGCATTTAACAGTAGGAAGGGTGGACCCTGATTAAGAAAGATTGATTCCATGAAACTTGGCCTCTAATTcacaagcaaaaagaaagagctTAACTGATATTGTCAATACAAAGTAATATTTTCCAACTGGTCTGACACTATTTATAGTTCTGGTAGGCTTCTTTCACAGGCAAGAAGTCCTTGATACAGTCCTACCTCTTTTTACATAGAAATGTTACCAGTTCTAGGGCATTGCGATTTCCTGCATGGATGACATGCTCAGAAGTCATGCTTAATAGACAGACCATGCTCCTAGAGAAGAATCCAGTCTTTCTGTCATGCTTGAACAACTGCACAGTGCAAGTTCTTGGCTCAAAGTTAATGCATTCCCTCACAACTCTTAGCTGAGCAAGTGGACATCCATACTTAATCACGGTCAGGGTTTGGTATTCTCCCTAGGTAGGAGCAGTACATTGAAAGAGACCACGGTTAGCTAATGAACATAAATGTTAGATGCACTAAACcatgcaaatgaaaaaattacCTTCACAGTTAGTCTTTTCAATGTTGTGACCATTCTCTTATCAGGCTTAAACTGTTTTTATGTCACTGGAGAATGGGCAGTTTACTGTAGCTGCCTCTGTGTGGCTCTTGTGTGTTGCCAAAGTTCACACAAGGCTCCAGGAACGCTCCGTTTTTCAGGGTTTACATCCCTTTACACAACAGCaaagttgaaataaaatttgGTGTCTTTTAGTCTTCATCATTTGTCTGTATGTTGTCTAGACAGTTTCATTCACAAGTTCACTACTACATAACAAAAGTGAATTAACTATTGGTTTATTAATAATTTGTTCATTCCTGATGCATTGTCTTCACATAGATTGTCTAAGCAGAACTACTCCCCACTGTacacaatgaaagaaaaattcagttGGATTCTCTGATTACTGTAAAAAATACAATCCAGTTGTACTTTAATATAGCTTTGTACAAATTTGTCCAAATGAATTCATTACATTAAAAACCACCTGtaaagataatgaaaaaaaatagtgtgcCATACTAGGATTATGAAAGCTAGAAGTACAAAAGTTTTGTGTTTACTGCAGCCACCCCCTTGACTGACAAAATACCTCGATCTTCGCAGTGTAAAGGTGTCGTAGTCCTGAAAAAGGGCTTGAGGATGGATGAGTTTATTATGATGtcgatttaaaaaaaataccccaacatTCTTAGCTTGGAACTCTTTCCAGTGTCCACAGCCAATGCTTTCTCAGTGAGTTCATGCAGATGTAGCAAAGAGTTTATAATAGGGGAACATTTGGTTATTGGCAAGCTTTGGAATGCATGGAGGGGATGAGATGAGCATGGCATCAGTCTGTCTGTCCCACCTGATCCAGTTCCCTGTCAGTGAAAGGACTAAGTCCTTTGTAGCCACCATAGTTTTTTGAAGTACCATTCGTAGCAGCTGGGCTTGTATCCATAGGACAAATGTAGTCTGTTGATTCatcaaacttcttttttcttaagtttCCAAAATGCGAAAATCCAAGTTTCTTTGGCTAAAACAAGGAGTCAACACAAGTAGTTTTGAGTAAGACGAGTTAGGTTGTTCTTCAAGCACTCAAACTCCCCTCTTTTCATTTACTACTATACCCTGGTCATTCAAGTACATAGACTGTGAATTAACgatgtttgttttcaaatgggGAGTTACAGTTGATGTTAGATGCACTTACATGGTGTTCCTTCTAAGAAAAGACAGAACAGATTGCATGCTTGTTACAGGAGCTGATTTAAACAGATACATAGTAAAAGCTTTGGTATCTAGAACTAAGGGAAATGTAGCACTCCTTCTAGAAttcagctctccctgcccatgTTTGTcccttattttctttataattcaGAGCAGAGAAGTCTGACACTGACATTTCTCCTTTTTGACAGCAGCACCTACCCGAACTTTGGCAGTGGTGGTCAGAGGTGTGTGTGCTGCTGACTCcatgatttctcttttttcttgttgtgcCTCTGGCCCAATTAACACATTAAAATTGGTGGTGAGGTGGCGGCGCAGGAGGGTCTTTTGAGGTGGGATGTTTAGGAGCATGGCCAGCGTGTCACCATTGAAGCGAGGTTCGAGAATCTGGGAAAAGGGcaggatatttattttttatagaaatatttaCAATAGGAAACTGCTACAGTGCTTAGCAGAGGATTTCTCACTAAGTATCTGTCCACACTGGACCTCTTATAGCTCACTCATGATACTCACTGGGGTTTGAATGGGAAATACCTGAAAGGAGCCAAGAAAAAATGCTGAGCGTGATCAggcaaatatatatttatatttatcatCAAACCATACATTTGTTTGGGTTGAACAAGTTTGCTTTCAGAATTTTCTGCTCTACTCAGAGTATAAACTCAATAAGATTTCTACTACTTCCTTTTTGCAAAAATTCGACAGCAGTGGAATCGTGGTATTTCAGAACTCTGACACTAGTGAGCTGCAAGTAGTTCTGAatgttttgaattaaaaaaatgtcattCCTGACTGCTGTGATTTCAGGGTGGCTATTTAGCATGGCTCAGAGCTCTGGTAAAGCACTCAAAGAAACACTCTGTGATGCCTTAGCAATAAGCAACTTTCGCACAGCACAGGTCAGGTTTCCTTTTATGTGCTGCTGTCAAACACTTGTGCCCAGCTCAGCTTTGATTATAAAAAGTGGTTTAgctgttccttttttattttagttttcctttgtAATGTTAAGATGCATGGATCAGATAAAGAGCCTCCTTAGAAGGCCTGATCATGCTGTCATTATTGCAGAtgtgtttgtttccttctgcttgATGAACATCAGATAAAATATGGTTCATATTACAGCCTTCAATTTTTAGTAGAGACATAGTAAAATGGTAAATTCTTACGATCAGGCCCCCGTGCACTCCGCTGCCTCGAAGGTTGGGTGCATATTCTGCCAGATCCACTGATCTGAGCCATTCCATCACCCTGTGGTTGGACCACTGCACCACATCGGAAGGTGAGATGTTATTCTGTTGGAGGGAGCACAGAAGGTGATTGCACCACAGCCTGCATTGTCTGAGTGTGTGAGCATGCATCCTCAGTGCAGATAAAAACagcctccctcctcttcctccaagGGCATTTGTTCTTCCCTGACTAAGGGATTGTTTCTGTTCAAGGCCCCTTCAAACAGCCTCTGGTGAGATCCAGACCTGGTCTAGTACTGATGAAACCCCCTGTGTTGCATCTAGTAGTGCAACAGTAGAGATTACAGATTACAGGTGTTACAAGGGAACATTTTGACAATAGTGTTATGGGCAGTGCGTAATACTAAGGCAAAGCAATGCTGATCAGGTAAGGCAAAAAcctcacagattttaaaaatgaggtCAGGCAAAGACAAGTAATTCCAAATTATTCCCTTGGAAGCtgaattaactttttttccacTATGGAAATAACTTCTAAAGAGAAATGCATAAGATTCAACTTACAAGTGGCATAACTGCTGCTTTGGGTGCAAGTCCCCAGTGGCAATAATTCTACTGTATCACTGTACACTGCTGCCTTTCTGTCCCCTTTGGCTGGGACCAGGTCATTTGTGCTTGCttcaattaatttatttaagcATTCTTTTACCTCCTCAACTGGCCTCCTGCGTAGACAGTGGGGGTTAAAGCCATTGACGTGCAGCACATGAATGGCACATTTAATACTCAGGTGGTGCAGCTGACTGGTGACTTTCAGGAAGAGAAGGTCATTCTGTGAAGGAGAAAGACTTTTAGGTGGCACAGAACACGCACCAAAACAGATACTCTCTCCCCAAGTACACAGAGTTTAAATTTGCTGTGTAGTTTTATATAACATTACAGTGACTGTGGTTTACGTAAGATGAAGGTTTATACTTTAAagagggtttggtttttgttagGGTGGAGGTTTGGGGGTtctgttgttggttttttggggattttttttaacattgcaCCATAGGCAGGAGCATAGCCTATTTAAGGCAAATCCAGACCTTAATTATCCAGGCTTGGGCAGGAGAATGGGAAGAAAACATGGTGGCTGTGTGTGGTTCGTGGTGTGCAGCGAATGTGGTCAGAGCTGTACAAACCActggattttctgcttttgctttactGAATATCATTGCTATCTTGCTTTGGAGAACAACATGCTCCAGAAGTTACATGTTAAACAGGTCATTTTACTTTTAATCGTGGTGTGCTACGTGATACTGAAAAAAGACTTTGCAGAAGTTAGCCCTAACGTATGACTTGTTTTATGGACCTTAGGAACAGATTCCATGCACTAGGCAGCACAAAGGAGTTATTACTGGCACTACTTCCGTCTTGCAAAAATTCTTTAACTGCTCACATTCAAAGGAAAATTGTAAAGTATTTTGCTTATTCTGAGGTCAGATTTGATTAAACTGAGGAAAAAGGTTTGTACTTACCACAGTTAAGTACTGTAACATCCTCCCATCTACTCTGGATTCATGAAATTGGTCTTTGTACTGAGGTAAGCCAATGTCATCAAGCCATCCTGCAGATGTGAGAACAGTGGGGAACCAACTCCAGATCAGTGAGAATGAAGCCCTTCTCCCTTCTCATCTGGCCTGGCTTCTGAGGCATTCAAGTAGCTCGTTCTACCTATTCCCCTTTCCTGAGAACAGCCAAAAGCAATTCCCCACCGAAGAGCTTTGTCCACACTACCCTCATGATATTTGACAGTACAGGAGCCCATCCTCTGCAGCATAGTGTAGCTCTTCCTAGACTGAGCCCACCCATTTAATTCCCTGCAGTCTGACAGAGCTCTCCATGGAAGAGCATACCACAAGCTGCATATTTGGATGTcaagaacagcacagaaatccCCAATTCTACTATGGTGAAAacttagtgctttttaaaagacatttggTAACTGCTTAAACGTGTATCAGGCAGCCCTGTCATAGAGGGGGGAGAAATTCCTtcccaaacaattccatgagAGCTCAAACACTTACGTGTCACCCAGATATGATCAAGTTGCGCAGACTTCTCATCTTGTTTTGCATTTATTGCTTTAATGGCCAAAACTAATTTCTTCCTGTGCAGTGGATGCTTTATTCCCATTTCCTGCAACAAAAACCATTAACAAAGAGTTTGCCTTGC
Encoded proteins:
- the LOC125327966 gene encoding NADH-cytochrome b5 reductase 2 is translated as MSAAGAAGAAGEGAAMEGAPVAIAVAVVAASALLLLLLRGTARRPSGPVTLQDPLAKYPLRLLHKEEISHDTKKFRFGLPSTSHILGLPVGQHVYLSAKIDGNLVIRAYTPVSSDETKGYVDLIIKVYHKNVNPKFPEGGKMSQYLDNMKIGDTIDFRGPNGLLVYKGIGTFLIKPSKKSEAEKKFAKHLGMIAGGTGITPMLQLIRQITNDPKDSTKCYLLFANQTENDILLRAELEDIAKRHPEQFVLWYTLDRPPKEWKYSSGFVTADMMKAHLPPPGSETLILMCGPPPMIQFACQPNLDKLGYPKSSTFAY